In Yarrowia lipolytica chromosome 1F, complete sequence, a genomic segment contains:
- a CDS encoding uncharacterized protein (Compare to YALI0F15257g, some similarities with uniprot|P37293 Saccharomyces cerevisiae YGR147c NAT2 N-acetyltransferase for N-terminal methionine, similar to Saccharomyces cerevisiae NAT2 (YGR147C); ancestral locus Anc_4.82), with product MLSCISLCFGRLLTTNFEKKMNIRGISRGLLHVSRVAGVRGPAHVTRFAFPTPVCAPSRLSSVRWFSGTPQTMERSVGQPGNANNVTNINSKAEGQQEDQGGDKEGKEGNKKKATGIKALVQKYGWVALGVYLSLSTIDLPICWLGVHSVGLDKVVEWQVYLKELVGWKTTPKEELQEDNVEGSDIANTVTGALAMVTPDIGAAVEDQKVDEKLPETSPTESYWFSKQMWAEFAVAYAIHKSLIFIRLPITAAITPSVVKILKRWGFNIGKKKPVGQFGVSPSQRQKWWSWWF from the coding sequence ATGTTGAGCTGCATCTCATTGTGTTTCGGCCGACTATTGACGACAaattttgaaaaaaaaatgaacATTCGAGGAATTTCCCGGGGTCTTTTGCACGTTTCGCGGGTCGCCGGGGTCCGTGGACCCGCTCACGTCACCCGATTCGCTTTCCCCACACCCGTCTGTGCTCCATCGCGACTTTCGTCTGTGAGATGGTTTTCGGGCACCCCCCAGACGATGGAGAGAAGTGTAGGACAGCCTGGCAACGCCAACAATGTCACCAACATCAATTCCAAGGCTGAGGGTCAGCAGGAGGACCAGGGTGGCGACAAGGAAGGCAAGGAGggcaacaagaagaaggccaccGGAATCAAGGCTCTGGTCCAAAAGTACGGCTGGGTGGCATTGGGAGTCTATCTGTCTCTTTCCACCATCGATCTGCCCATCTGCTGGCTCGGAGTTCACTCTGTGGGTCTcgacaaggtggtggagtggcAGGTATACCTCAAGGAGTTGGTTGGATGGAAGACCacccccaaggaggaacTTCAGGAGGACAATGTTGAGGGCAGCGACATTGCCAACACTGTGACCGGCGCTCTTGCCATGGTGACTCCCGATATCGGGGCTGCTGTCGAGGACCAGaaggtggacgagaagcTGCCGGAGACCTCTCCCACCGAGTCGTACTGGTTTTCCAAGCAGATGTGGGCCGAGTTTGCTGTTGCTTATGCGATCCACAAGTCTCTGATTTTCATCCGACTGCCCATCACTGCTGCCATCACCCCCTCTGTTGTCAAGATTCTCAAGCGATGGGGCTTCAACAttggcaagaagaagcctgTGGGTCAGTTTGGCGTCTCTCCCAGCCAGCGGCAAAAGtggtggagctggtggTTCTAA
- a CDS encoding uncharacterized protein (Compare to YALI0F15279g, similar to uniprot|Q9P6P8 Schizosaccharomyces pombe Putative vesicular transport protein, similar to Saccharomyces cerevisiae YIP4 (YGL198W); ancestral locus Anc_8.158), whose protein sequence is MSYQQANNDLLDVDDDFIIEEDTPAPSNSQNTTSVGSEQLVTRRFMGGDTLDEPVLRTLGRDVRGVGNRLKEVVWPGSLSGFINPIDNSSQLIKEWDMWGPLVFCLILALSLGWGNSEAFSGVFAITWMGQILVTLNIKLLGGNISFFRGLCIVGYSLFPVVLGSVVEIFIPWIWLSVPVIVLNVAWALWSANNSLKHSGVLPGRTVLAAYPVGLFFVSLGWLCILR, encoded by the coding sequence atgtcgTATCAGCAGGCCAACAACGATCTTTTGGACgtggacgacgacttcaTCATCGAGGAGGACACTCCCGcccccagcaacagccaAAACACCACGTCTGTGGGGAGCGAGCAGCTGGTCACCCGACGATTCATGGGCGGAGATACTTTAGACGAGCCTGTGCTTCGAACTCTTGGCCGAGACGTGCGGGGGGTAGGAAACcggctcaaggaggtggtgtgGCCCGGCTCCCTTTCCGGCTTTATCAACCCCATCGACAACTCTTCTCAATTGATCAAGGAGTGGGACATGTGGGGTCCTCTTGTGTTCTGTTTGATTCTGGCTCTCAGCTTGGGCTGGGGCAACAGCGAGGCGTTTTCCGGAGTCTTTGCCATCACGTGGATGGGCCAGATTCTCGTAACTCTCAATATCAAGTTGCTTGGAGGAaacatttcttttttccgAGGCTTGTGCATTGTGGGCTATTCGCTGTTCCCCGTGGTTCTGGGATCGGTGGTTGAGATATTCATTCCCTGGATCTGGCTGTCTGTGCCCGTGATCGTTCTGAACGTGGCCTGGGCGCTGTGGTCGGCCAACAACTCGCTCAAACACTCGGGTGTTCTCCCTGGACGAACCGTTCTGGCTGCCTACCCCGTTGGACtcttttttgtgtctctcgGATGGCTGTGTATTCtgaggtga
- a CDS encoding uncharacterized protein (Compare to YALI0F15323g, similar to uniprot|Q6CBW2 Yarrowia lipolytica YALI0C15026g), with amino-acid sequence MVYRHLDQGRTSFQTIKVEPRASGEKLSTKFHFESKTRAIFSGDSAGAFMYANYKGRHDLWQQLLEEEPYDFDSPTLDVASGSGVSLMKVCAQKRARKDKNQLVCNVYAIDNYSRDKERKSRMKKIINNIRCENFVDLVTLNSADLTQLPYESDVFSLVTSPWAFKSYDKVTQRQILREMARVCKPGGYIIITDLKLSSKGPLEQWIQDMGWEEVNKKGAGPCGWFGYWSTECYKFQKPYDDNDRHSVITSTTTSTIPPSLVYDTDASSSLFRGDTDRSSLFTESDADTIHVSIR; translated from the coding sequence ATGGTTTACAGACACCTAGATCAAGGAAGGACATCGTTTCAGACCATCAAGGTGGAGCCAAGGGCCAGTGGAGAGAAACTGTCGACCAAGTTTCACTTTGAGTCGAAAACTCGCGCCATATTCTCCGGCGACTCCGCAGGGGCTTTCATGTATGCAAATTACAAGGGACGGCACGATCTCTGGCAGCAACTgttggaagaagagccctATGACTTTGACAGCCCCACGTTGGATGTGGCGTCAGGCTCGGGAGTGTCTCTGATGAAAGTGTGTGCTCAGAAACGCGCTCGAAAGGACAAAAATCAGCTGGTTTGCAACGTATATGCTATTGACAACTATTCGAGGGACAAGGAGCGTAAATCGCGCATGAAGAAaatcatcaacaacatccGATGTGAGAATTTTGTTGACTTGGTAACGCTCAACTCGGCGGATCTCACCCAGTTACCGTACGAATCTGACGTCTTTTCCTTGGTGACTTCTCCATGGGCGTTCAAATCATACGATAAGGTGACCCAGAGACAGATACTAAGAGAAATGGCACGTGTGTGCAAACCAGGAGGCTATATCATCATCACAGACTTGAAGCTGAGCTCCAAAGGACCGCTAGAACAATGGATACAGGACATGGGATGGGAAGAAGTGAACAAGAAAGGAGCCGGACCTTGTGGATGGTTCGGATACTGGTCTACGGAATGCTACAAGTTCCAGAAACCGTACGATGACAATGACAGACACTCGGTCATCACctcaaccaccacctcaaccaTTCCACCAAGTTTGGTGTATGATACAGATGCTAGCTCTTCGCTCTTCAGAGGAGATACTGATAGAAGCAGTTTGTTCACCGAGAGCGACGCAGACACCATTCATGTGTCTATTAGGTAG
- a CDS encoding uncharacterized protein (Compare to YALI0F15345g, similar to Saccharomyces cerevisiae LCB2 (YDR062W); ancestral locus Anc_8.177, similar to uniprot|P40970 Saccharomyces cerevisiae YDR062w LCB2 serine C-palmitoyltransferase subunit), giving the protein MACETQLLEKEFGRLTSPEYKYKQKVQPSEKIRHVEEEEPAYYMLLLTYLGYLIMIVCGHVQDYYAKVFHPETVADFMAKDGYAPLFSDFESFYIRRLQKRLRDCFGRVVTGVPGRYITVLDRVSNDYNTTYKYLGTSTDCLNLSSYNYLGFAQSSGQCTDAAEVSINTEGISSFGTRAVCGTLDAHVKTEKRVAEFLGKEDALVYSMGYGTNASVFSSLVDKHCLVLSDALNHGSIRYGARLSGAVIKIFKHNDTKDLERVLREQISQGQPKTHRPWKKILVAVEGLYSMEGTMTDLPTMCDLRDKYKFYLFVDEAHSIGALGPRGRGICDYLAVDPARVDILMGTFTKSFGATGGYIASSHELINHLRVNNMGNVYAESVSPPVLAQITAALQTIDGEIRPGEGEERLERIAFNSRYLRLALKRLGFIVYGIDDSPIIPVLLYVPAKMPEMGRILLKMGIAVVVVGYPATDIASSRARFCMSAALTKEDLDRIIKVMWQLGNILSFKYGKGMPDANGKVRHWELSEVLASGVEDCKKDW; this is encoded by the coding sequence ATGGCCTGCGAAAcacagctgctggaaaaggaGTTTGGTCGACTAACGTCGCcggagtacaagtacaagcagaAGGTGCAGCCCAGCGAAAAAATCCGCCAtgtcgaagaagaggagccGGCCTACTacatgctgctgctcaccTACCTGGGGTATCTGATTATGATTGTGTGTGGCCACGTGCAGGACTACTACGCCAAGGTGTTCCATCCCGAGACGGTGGCAGACTtcatggccaaggacggcTATGCGCCGCTGTTTTCCGACTTTGAGTCCTTCTACATCCGACGTCTGCAGAAGCGACTGCGAGACTGTTTCGGCCGAGTGGTCACGGGCGTCCCCGGACGATACATCACCGTGCTGGACCGAGTCTCTAACGACTACAAcaccacctacaagtacctgggCACCTCCACCGACTGTCTCAACCTGTCGTCGTACAACTACCTTGGATTTGCCCAGTCCTCAGGCCAGTGCACAGACGCAGCCGAGGTTAGCATCAACACAGAGGGAATCTCGTCCTTTGGCACCCGAGCCGTCTGCGGCACTCTGGACGCACACGTCAAGACCGAAAAGCGTGTTGCCGAGTTTCTGGGTAAGGAGGACGCTCTCGTCTACTCCATGGGCTACGGCACCAACGCCTCGGTCTTCTCGTCGCTCGTCGACAAGCACTGTCTAGTGCTCTCTGACGCGCTCAACCACGGATCCATTCGATACGGCGCCCGTCTCTCTGGTGCCGTCATTAAAATCTTCAAACACAATGACACCAAGGACCTGGAACGAGTCCTGCGAGAACAGATTTCGCAAGGCCAGCCCAAGACCCACCGACCCTGGAAAAAGATTCTCGTTGCCGTCGAGGGTCTGTACTCCATGGAGGGAACCATGACCGATCTGCCCACCATGTGCGATCTACGAGACAAATACAAGTTCTACCTGTTTGTGGACGAAGCACACTCCATCGGAGCTCTGGGACCGCGAGGCAGAGGTATCTGCGACTACCTGGCCGTCGACCCCGCACGTGTGGACATCCTCATGGGCACCTTCACCAAGTCGTTTGGCGCCACAGGAGGTTACATTGCGTCGTCGCACGAGCTAATCAACCACCTGCGGGTCAACAACATGGGCAACGTGTACGCAGAGTCCGTGTCACCACCCGTTCTCGCACAGATCACAGCTGCCCTGCAGACGATTGACGGCGAGATTCGGCCTGGTGAGGGAGAGGAGCGTCTGGAACGTATCGCATTCAACTCGCGGTATCTCCGTCTGGCGCTCAAGCGGCTCGGTTTCATTGTCTACGGCATTGACGACTCGCCCATCATTCCGGTGCTCCTGTACGTGCCGGCCAAAATGCCTGAAATGGGCCGAATTCTGTTGAAGATGGGCATTGccgtggtggtggtgggttACCCTGCAACAGACATTGCGTCGTCACGGGCCCGGTTTTGCATGAGTGCCGCGCTGACCAAGGAAGATCTGGACCGAATCATTAAGGTCATGTGGCAGCTCGGCAACATTCTGTCCTTCAAGTATGGCAAGGGAATGCCTGATGCCAACGGCAAGGTGCGACATTGGGAGCTCAGCGAGGTTTTGGCCTCGGGCGTGGAGGACTGTAAGAAGGATTGGTAA